A genome region from Actinobacillus arthritidis includes the following:
- a CDS encoding aromatic amino acid transport family protein: MQNKTLGSTLIVAGTTIGAGMLAMPLTSAGIGFGWTLVLLIALWLLLCFSALLFVELYQNAESDAGIGTLAEKYYGNLGRIVSTAVLVIFLYAILSAYVSGGSSLLASILPTINDAETTKRIAGVIFTLVFGAFVVIGTTSVDIINRILFLTKIGAFLLVLALLLPNISVSNLLETPIDNALLISATPVFFTAFGFHGSIPSLNKYLDGNVKALRISILVGTAIPLIAYVLWQLATHGLLNQTAFLQLIEKDPTLNGLAEAIQQMTGSSLIGGTVKLFSALALITSFLGVALGLFECLEDLFKRVHINTPRISLGALTFIPPMLFAFFYPEGFIAALGYAGQMFAFYALVLPIAMVWKFRKLHPEAKYRVFGGNVALLIALLLAIFIINVPFIIEAGYLPRVIG; this comes from the coding sequence ATGCAAAACAAAACGCTTGGAAGTACATTAATTGTTGCAGGGACGACAATTGGTGCAGGAATGTTGGCGATGCCGCTGACTTCTGCTGGGATCGGTTTCGGATGGACATTAGTATTGCTTATTGCACTTTGGTTATTACTTTGTTTTAGTGCATTGTTATTCGTTGAACTGTATCAAAATGCGGAAAGTGATGCAGGGATTGGGACCTTAGCTGAAAAATATTACGGTAATTTGGGGAGAATTGTTTCTACTGCGGTATTAGTGATTTTTTTATATGCGATTCTTTCCGCTTATGTTTCTGGCGGTAGTTCATTATTGGCAAGTATCTTGCCAACGATTAATGATGCAGAAACCACAAAAAGAATTGCTGGTGTGATTTTTACACTTGTATTTGGCGCTTTTGTGGTAATCGGAACGACGAGTGTGGATATTATCAATCGTATCCTATTTTTAACTAAAATCGGTGCGTTTTTATTAGTATTAGCCTTGTTATTACCGAATATTTCAGTAAGTAATTTACTTGAAACACCGATTGATAATGCGTTATTAATTTCTGCAACCCCGGTTTTCTTTACCGCTTTCGGCTTCCATGGTTCAATTCCGAGTTTAAATAAATATTTAGACGGAAATGTCAAAGCGTTGCGTATCTCGATTTTAGTCGGTACGGCGATTCCGCTAATTGCGTATGTATTATGGCAACTTGCGACACATGGATTATTAAATCAAACCGCATTTTTACAATTAATTGAAAAGGATCCGACGTTAAACGGCTTAGCGGAAGCAATTCAGCAAATGACTGGTAGTTCATTAATTGGTGGAACGGTTAAATTATTCTCGGCATTGGCTCTTATTACTTCATTTTTAGGTGTTGCGTTAGGTTTATTTGAATGTTTAGAAGACTTGTTTAAACGCGTGCATATCAATACGCCTCGTATTTCTTTGGGGGCATTAACCTTTATTCCGCCAATGTTATTTGCCTTTTTCTATCCGGAAGGTTTTATTGCCGCACTGGGTTACGCAGGACAAATGTTTGCTTTCTATGCGTTAGTTTTACCGATTGCGATGGTGTGGAAGTTCCGTAAATTGCATCCGGAGGCAAAATATAGAGTATTTGGCGGCAATGTGGCATTATTAATTGCATTATTATTAGCAATATTTATCATTAACGTGCCATTTATTATTGAAGCCGGTTATTTACCGAGAGTAATTGGATAA
- the glnD gene encoding bifunctional uridylyltransferase/uridylyl-removing protein GlnD, with product MDIAIKSRLIEFNTKQRHAFSQGDVFELIYQRSDFYDELLLTLWQSFGFDRRTDMALIAVGGYGRREMFPLSDVDILVLTEQSIDEKSTQQLNALFNILWDCKLQVGASIRTLEESLEIGRKEISVATNIYEGRFLTGNKQLWTALVEQIYQADYWPIEAFFLAKIEEKNDRYARYHNTSYNLEPDLKHSPGGLRDLHLISWIFLRQFGTYSFESLLNKGILFPEEFQELNKAQTILFRMRFALHLQLKRYDNRLRFDRQLQLSELLGYKGEGNQAVEAMMKTFFQATQTISQLSQLLLNSFEQQVLRSQNNLEKRPLDQYFYLQGSEIHCQDRRCFIHTPSSILDLFYYLTVYPEVSASATMLRHLRLALYKLNQPLSALPEARARFIRLFEQPNVVKKAIIPMHQLGVLTAYLPQWQNIVGLMQFDLFHIYTVDEHTIRVMLKLESFLDKQTAEQHPLCCQHFMHCQHKPLLYLATLFHDIAKGREDDHAEVGALDMEQFALQHNFDADQIAKMVWLVREHLTMSITAQRRDIHDPFVIKAFAEKVENQTALADLMCLTIADICATNETLWNDWKRSLFAQLFQFTSQQLVKTLDYQKEAEMNRLQALELIKFTLKPDERITLQTFWQSCPSSYFLRHKPKQLVWHALSYLKRQTMPLVLVSNEYARGATEIFVYCEDQPQLFLRIAQILSQKKISIHDAQIITSQNGLVLDSFIVTELNGNPLDSMRCEQVRQSLEVVLTTKDAKIHKPMRKPVKHQSFKRQTNVRFLANSQQNQTAFELFTLDREGLLAQISDVLNQLDLNLINAKITTIGERVEDFFVVTTRQNQALDDNTQKALKSALVEELADS from the coding sequence ATGGATATTGCAATAAAATCACGGCTTATTGAATTTAATACGAAACAACGTCACGCTTTTTCTCAAGGTGATGTTTTTGAGCTGATTTATCAGCGTAGTGATTTTTACGATGAATTATTATTAACCCTATGGCAATCTTTTGGCTTTGATAGACGTACGGATATGGCATTGATTGCCGTGGGCGGTTATGGTCGAAGAGAGATGTTTCCGCTGTCTGATGTGGATATATTAGTTCTCACAGAGCAGAGCATTGATGAGAAAAGTACGCAACAGCTTAACGCATTATTTAATATTTTGTGGGATTGTAAATTACAAGTCGGTGCAAGTATTAGAACATTAGAAGAATCCTTAGAGATTGGACGTAAAGAGATTTCTGTTGCAACAAATATTTATGAAGGACGTTTTTTAACTGGTAATAAACAGCTATGGACAGCATTAGTTGAGCAAATATATCAAGCAGATTATTGGCCGATAGAAGCGTTCTTTCTAGCGAAGATAGAGGAAAAGAATGATCGTTATGCGCGTTACCATAACACCAGTTATAACCTTGAACCGGATCTTAAGCATAGCCCGGGCGGATTGCGAGATCTGCATTTGATTTCTTGGATCTTCTTGCGGCAATTTGGGACTTATTCGTTTGAAAGTTTATTGAATAAGGGAATCTTATTTCCTGAAGAGTTTCAAGAGCTGAATAAAGCACAAACGATCTTGTTCCGTATGCGTTTTGCGTTGCATTTACAGCTTAAACGTTATGATAATCGCCTACGTTTCGATCGCCAGCTACAATTAAGTGAATTATTGGGCTATAAAGGAGAAGGCAATCAAGCGGTAGAAGCGATGATGAAGACCTTTTTTCAAGCAACACAAACGATCTCCCAGCTCAGCCAATTATTGTTAAATAGTTTTGAGCAACAGGTATTGAGATCGCAAAATAATTTGGAAAAAAGACCGCTGGATCAATATTTTTATTTGCAAGGATCAGAAATTCATTGCCAAGATCGCAGGTGCTTTATCCATACACCGAGTTCGATCCTTGATTTATTCTATTATTTAACCGTATATCCTGAGGTAAGTGCCAGTGCCACGATGTTAAGGCATTTACGTTTAGCACTATATAAGCTGAATCAGCCTTTAAGTGCATTGCCTGAAGCCAGAGCACGTTTTATTCGATTATTTGAACAGCCGAATGTTGTTAAAAAAGCGATTATTCCAATGCACCAATTAGGCGTATTAACGGCTTATTTACCACAATGGCAAAATATTGTTGGTTTAATGCAATTTGATTTATTTCATATTTATACGGTAGATGAACATACTATCCGAGTGATGCTGAAATTGGAAAGTTTTTTAGATAAACAAACGGCAGAACAGCATCCACTTTGTTGTCAGCATTTTATGCATTGTCAGCATAAACCGTTACTTTATTTAGCGACATTGTTTCACGACATTGCAAAAGGACGAGAAGATGATCACGCAGAAGTCGGTGCATTGGATATGGAACAATTTGCATTGCAGCATAATTTTGACGCGGATCAGATAGCTAAAATGGTTTGGTTAGTACGTGAACATTTAACGATGTCAATTACGGCACAAAGACGGGATATCCACGACCCATTTGTAATAAAAGCCTTTGCAGAAAAAGTAGAAAATCAAACCGCTTTAGCCGATTTAATGTGTTTAACGATTGCTGATATTTGTGCGACGAATGAAACACTTTGGAATGATTGGAAGCGGTCGCTTTTTGCCCAACTTTTCCAATTTACCAGTCAACAATTGGTTAAAACGCTCGATTATCAAAAAGAAGCAGAGATGAATAGATTACAAGCGTTAGAGTTAATTAAATTTACGTTAAAACCGGATGAACGGATAACGTTACAAACATTTTGGCAATCGTGCCCAAGTAGCTATTTCCTACGTCATAAACCAAAGCAATTAGTTTGGCACGCTTTATCTTATCTTAAGCGACAAACAATGCCGTTAGTGCTAGTCAGCAATGAATATGCACGAGGTGCGACTGAAATTTTTGTATATTGTGAAGATCAGCCTCAACTATTTTTACGTATTGCCCAAATACTCAGTCAAAAGAAAATCAGTATTCATGATGCACAGATTATTACAAGCCAAAATGGTTTGGTTTTAGATAGCTTTATTGTCACGGAATTGAATGGAAATCCGTTAGATTCAATGCGTTGCGAGCAAGTTAGGCAATCACTTGAAGTAGTATTAACGACAAAAGATGCGAAAATTCATAAACCAATGCGTAAGCCGGTAAAACATCAATCTTTTAAACGTCAAACAAATGTGAGATTTTTAGCCAATTCTCAACAAAATCAGACCGCTTTTGAACTATTTACACTGGATAGAGAGGGATTATTAGCACAAATCAGTGATGTGCTAAATCAGTTGGATTTAAATTTAATCAACGCCAAAATCACTACGATTGGTGAAAGAGTCGAAGATTTTTTTGTTGTTACGACACGACAAAATCAGGCATTAGATGATAATACTCAAAAAGCATTGAAATCAGCGTTAGTAGAGGAACTGGCAGACTCCTAA
- a CDS encoding YhcB family protein, whose amino-acid sequence MEQWTPNVWFAICAAFFVGIIVGCAVVRALKGNVKQHIQLETELKATKEQVEAQKQQLEQHFEQSAALLSTLAEDYKKLYTHLAKGSEMLVPEAKQVEFFKQPQLTDNAKNVSDDQPRDYSEGSSGLLKTQS is encoded by the coding sequence ATGGAACAATGGACACCTAATGTATGGTTTGCGATTTGTGCGGCTTTTTTTGTCGGTATTATCGTTGGATGTGCGGTTGTTCGTGCTTTAAAAGGCAACGTAAAACAACATATTCAACTTGAAACGGAACTTAAAGCGACCAAAGAACAAGTTGAAGCTCAAAAACAGCAACTTGAACAACATTTTGAGCAATCTGCCGCATTGCTTTCCACATTAGCAGAAGACTATAAAAAGCTGTATACGCATTTGGCAAAAGGTTCGGAAATGCTTGTTCCGGAAGCTAAACAAGTTGAGTTTTTTAAACAACCACAACTAACTGATAATGCGAAAAACGTGAGTGACGATCAGCCCCGTGATTATTCGGAAGGTTCATCAGGTTTACTAAAAACACAATCTTGA
- the rplM gene encoding 50S ribosomal protein L13, translating to MKTFVAKPETVKRDWYVVDATGKTLGRLATELARRLRGKHKAEYTPHVDTGDYIIVINAEKVAVTGKKETDKIYYWHTGYVGGIKDATFKEMIARRPEAVIEIAVKGMLPKGPLGREMFRKLKVYAGNEHNHAAQQPQVLDI from the coding sequence ATGAAAACTTTTGTAGCAAAACCAGAAACAGTAAAACGTGACTGGTACGTAGTAGATGCGACAGGTAAAACTTTAGGTCGTTTAGCTACTGAATTAGCACGCCGTTTACGCGGTAAACATAAAGCTGAATATACTCCACACGTAGATACAGGTGATTACATCATCGTTATCAACGCAGAGAAAGTAGCAGTAACTGGCAAAAAAGAAACTGACAAAATCTACTACTGGCACACTGGCTACGTAGGTGGCATCAAAGATGCAACTTTCAAAGAAATGATTGCACGTCGTCCAGAAGCAGTGATCGAGATCGCAGTTAAAGGTATGTTACCAAAAGGTCCTTTAGGCCGTGAAATGTTCCGTAAATTAAAAGTTTACGCAGGTAACGAACACAACCACGCCGCACAACAACCACAAGTTTTAGACATCTAA
- the rpsI gene encoding 30S ribosomal protein S9 yields the protein MTAKNQNYGTGRRKSSSARVFIKPGSGNITINQRSLDVYFGRETSRMVVRQPLELVELLDKLDLYITVKGGGISGQAGAIRHGITRALMEYDETLRPALRATGFVTRDARRVERKKVGLHKARRRPQYSKR from the coding sequence ATGACAGCAAAAAATCAAAACTACGGCACAGGTCGCCGCAAAAGCTCTTCAGCTCGTGTATTTATCAAACCGGGCAGTGGTAACATTACCATCAACCAACGTTCTTTAGACGTTTACTTCGGTCGTGAAACTTCACGCATGGTAGTTCGTCAACCATTAGAATTAGTTGAGTTATTAGATAAATTAGATTTATACATCACTGTTAAAGGTGGTGGTATTTCTGGTCAAGCAGGTGCGATCCGTCACGGTATCACACGTGCATTAATGGAATACGACGAAACTTTACGCCCTGCATTACGTGCGACTGGCTTCGTTACTCGTGACGCACGTCGCGTTGAACGTAAAAAAGTGGGTTTACACAAAGCACGTCGTCGTCCACAATACTCAAAACGTTAA
- the yaaA gene encoding peroxide stress protein YaaA, translating into MLAIISPAKTLDFETPAPNFSFANSQPILTAYSQQLIDICKQFSPAELGSLMSISDKLASLNVARFAEWQLEHNEQNAKAALFAFKGDVYTGLDAETLTQAQVEYAQMHLRILSGLYGLLKPLDLMRPYRLEMGTKLVNPKGKDLYAFWDDIITQHLQATIDEQGDNILVNLASDEYYGAVKAKQLQATVIKPAFLDEKNGKFKQISFYAKKARGMMVRFILENQPTNVDQLKAFNYGGYWFDEEASSATELVFKREEQA; encoded by the coding sequence ATGTTAGCCATTATTTCTCCTGCCAAAACATTAGATTTTGAAACCCCCGCACCTAATTTCTCATTTGCAAATTCTCAACCGATATTAACCGCTTATAGTCAACAACTGATTGATATCTGTAAACAGTTTTCACCGGCAGAACTAGGTTCTTTAATGTCGATCAGCGATAAACTTGCTAGTCTGAATGTAGCCCGTTTTGCAGAATGGCAACTGGAACATAACGAACAAAATGCTAAAGCGGCCTTATTTGCGTTTAAAGGTGATGTTTATACCGGACTGGATGCAGAAACGCTTACTCAGGCGCAAGTAGAATATGCACAGATGCATTTACGTATACTGTCCGGCTTATACGGTTTACTAAAACCGCTTGATTTAATGCGACCGTATCGCTTAGAAATGGGAACGAAATTAGTTAATCCGAAAGGCAAAGATCTTTATGCGTTTTGGGACGATATTATTACTCAACATTTACAGGCGACGATTGATGAACAAGGCGATAACATCTTAGTGAACCTTGCTTCGGACGAATATTATGGTGCAGTAAAAGCAAAACAGTTACAAGCGACCGTTATTAAACCGGCATTCTTAGATGAAAAGAACGGCAAGTTTAAGCAAATCAGTTTCTATGCGAAAAAAGCGCGCGGTATGATGGTACGTTTTATTTTAGAAAATCAACCGACTAACGTGGATCAGTTAAAAGCCTTTAATTACGGTGGCTATTGGTTTGATGAAGAGGCATCTAGCGCAACGGAACTCGTCTTTAAACGTGAGGAGCAGGCATAA
- a CDS encoding ABC transporter ATPase: MRWLFLAGFSLFLTACSLTQKQFELPEKVDFQGKSYVKVTDNRIDEMRQLLYLLADGKQDPEHWNNGILFFLDQNSQGKTLQQRVVLRQAAFAQQNNTQSKVRIENQELRSEVIYPPTERFNDVLLEVSRGRDLQCGYGQIQYSDKRPVSVKKWQNPTAYQASLVQLAQQLATMPWLIMCK; the protein is encoded by the coding sequence ATGCGTTGGCTTTTTCTTGCAGGATTTTCATTATTTTTGACCGCTTGTAGCCTCACCCAAAAGCAATTTGAGTTACCGGAAAAAGTGGATTTCCAAGGTAAATCTTATGTGAAGGTAACGGATAATCGTATTGATGAAATGCGACAGTTGCTTTATTTACTGGCTGATGGAAAGCAAGATCCTGAACATTGGAATAATGGGATTTTATTTTTCTTAGATCAAAATTCTCAAGGGAAAACTTTGCAACAGCGAGTAGTGCTTCGCCAGGCGGCATTTGCGCAACAAAATAATACGCAATCTAAAGTCCGTATTGAGAATCAAGAGTTGCGTAGCGAAGTAATCTATCCGCCAACTGAGCGTTTTAATGATGTTTTACTTGAAGTTTCTCGAGGGCGAGATTTGCAATGTGGTTACGGGCAAATTCAATATTCGGATAAGCGACCTGTTTCTGTGAAAAAATGGCAAAATCCGACTGCTTATCAGGCTTCATTAGTCCAATTGGCACAACAACTGGCAACAATGCCATGGTTGATTATGTGCAAATAA
- a CDS encoding L-cystine transporter has product MIILNLAVFTALLFLLFLLYKNTQKLGQTVFVGLLLGVVSGAILQNFYQKAEIDASLEWINLVGNGYVRLLQMIVMPLVFISILSAITRLKQAGSLGKISFSVLSVLLVTTAIGTQSVLQWSIYLIYRRKDWLLVRRELAAQGKVAGRVEQVSNLSVPAMLVSFIPKNPFLELTGANPTSIISTVIFSAFLGIATLSLAKEDEALGERIATGVDTLNKLVMRLVRFVIRLTPYGVFALMLKMAATSKWEDIVNLGSFIVASYLAIGLMFLVHGILLFVAKVNPFDYYKKVLPTLSFAFTSRSSAATLPLNIETQTDKLGNQNVIANFSATFGATIGQNGCAGIYPAMLAVMVAPTVGIDPFSISYVVTLILVVAISSFGIAGVGGGATFAAIVVLSTLNLPIELVGLLISVEPLIDMGRTALNVNGSMVAGTLSNKWLNRA; this is encoded by the coding sequence ATGATTATCCTTAATTTAGCTGTATTTACAGCATTACTTTTCCTACTATTTTTACTGTATAAGAACACGCAAAAATTAGGACAAACTGTTTTTGTCGGCTTATTACTTGGGGTAGTAAGCGGTGCAATTTTGCAAAATTTTTACCAAAAAGCTGAAATTGATGCGAGCTTAGAATGGATAAATTTAGTTGGTAATGGTTATGTACGCTTGTTGCAAATGATCGTAATGCCATTAGTATTTATTTCAATTTTATCGGCGATTACTCGTCTAAAACAAGCAGGATCATTGGGTAAAATCAGTTTTAGTGTGTTATCGGTTTTATTGGTTACTACAGCGATTGGTACGCAATCGGTATTGCAATGGTCTATTTATTTGATTTATCGGCGGAAGGATTGGTTGCTGGTGAGGAGAGAATTGGCGGCACAAGGCAAAGTCGCTGGGCGAGTAGAGCAAGTGTCAAACTTATCTGTCCCGGCAATGCTAGTGTCCTTCATTCCGAAAAACCCGTTCTTAGAATTAACCGGTGCAAACCCGACCTCAATTATTAGCACGGTAATTTTTTCTGCATTTTTAGGCATAGCAACATTAAGCCTTGCCAAAGAAGATGAAGCGTTAGGCGAACGTATTGCAACTGGTGTAGATACGTTAAATAAATTAGTGATGCGTTTAGTCCGCTTTGTGATTCGTTTAACCCCTTACGGCGTATTTGCTTTAATGCTGAAAATGGCGGCGACATCAAAATGGGAAGATATTGTGAATCTAGGTAGCTTTATCGTTGCTTCCTACTTAGCAATCGGCTTAATGTTTTTAGTGCATGGTATTTTGCTTTTCGTGGCAAAAGTGAATCCGTTTGATTATTATAAAAAAGTGTTACCAACACTCAGTTTTGCTTTTACTTCTCGTTCAAGTGCGGCGACTTTACCGTTAAATATCGAAACGCAAACCGATAAATTAGGTAATCAGAATGTTATCGCGAATTTCTCAGCGACTTTTGGTGCAACCATTGGGCAAAACGGCTGTGCGGGGATTTATCCGGCAATGTTAGCGGTAATGGTCGCACCAACGGTAGGTATTGATCCATTTAGTATTAGCTACGTTGTCACGTTAATTCTAGTGGTAGCAATTTCTTCATTCGGAATCGCAGGCGTTGGCGGCGGTGCGACCTTTGCGGCAATCGTGGTGCTTTCCACCTTAAATTTACCGATTGAATTAGTCGGCTTATTGATTTCGGTTGAACCGCTAATTGATATGGGACGTACCGCATTAAACGTAAACGGTTCAATGGTGGCAGGTACATTAAGCAATAAGTGGCTTAACCGAGCATAA
- a CDS encoding TetR/AcrR family transcriptional regulator gives MSSEKQDLRVQKTHKVIRTAFMELLKEKPFENIAIQEILERALVNRNTFYKYYSGKSDLAGVMINEFKAEYANLIDKRKQTLDLNKFIDDILPQFYQKREVILMLWKIKTKRHHLWDDMFLMIKNNYIATQQAKLPHHNLDYQGELVATIILKTMQYYFERNSTIPVKQVWNEIEQILKALQTV, from the coding sequence ATGTCATCTGAAAAACAAGATTTGCGAGTGCAAAAAACACATAAAGTTATTCGCACCGCTTTTATGGAATTATTGAAAGAAAAACCCTTTGAAAACATTGCAATACAAGAAATTCTTGAGCGAGCATTAGTTAATAGAAATACCTTTTATAAATATTATTCAGGTAAAAGCGATTTGGCAGGTGTAATGATTAACGAATTTAAAGCTGAATACGCCAATTTAATTGATAAAAGAAAGCAGACTCTTGATTTGAATAAATTTATTGATGACATTTTGCCTCAATTCTATCAAAAACGAGAAGTAATTTTGATGTTATGGAAAATCAAAACAAAACGCCATCATCTGTGGGACGATATGTTTTTGATGATAAAAAACAATTATATTGCTACCCAGCAAGCTAAACTCCCCCATCACAATTTAGATTATCAAGGTGAGTTAGTCGCCACGATAATTTTAAAGACGATGCAATATTACTTTGAGCGAAATTCAACGATTCCGGTAAAACAAGTCTGGAATGAAATTGAACAAATTCTAAAAGCACTTCAAACTGTTTGA
- a CDS encoding carotenoid biosynthesis protein — MTQKQYTNLNIGRWLLIGIMFVLTAYLLFAPEMLAPLGPLFAILIAVFAFWHGYQRFGAKNMIIFFLITWIISHFFESLSVSTGFPFGHYHYKALPGPRIANVPLIIMPAYFAMGYTSYILGQVLTGQYGKKLQDIHIFITPFVATFIMVMWDVLMDPLATTINQSWVWRDSGAYFGVPLSNFVGWFFVVYLFMQLFLLYLAKYDKMPPKNYDNAFWLEAVAVYAIKGLSFIIPAFVLKSNVEMNGSIALISVFTMMFVALLSVINIFTMQVRTS, encoded by the coding sequence ATGACACAAAAACAATACACTAATTTAAATATCGGAAGGTGGTTATTGATAGGAATAATGTTCGTCCTAACGGCGTACTTGTTATTTGCCCCCGAAATGTTGGCTCCGCTCGGTCCACTTTTTGCAATATTGATCGCAGTATTTGCTTTTTGGCATGGTTATCAAAGATTTGGTGCTAAAAATATGATTATTTTCTTCTTAATCACTTGGATCATTAGTCATTTCTTTGAATCATTGAGTGTTTCTACCGGATTTCCTTTCGGGCATTATCATTATAAAGCTCTACCTGGCCCAAGAATTGCTAATGTGCCATTGATTATTATGCCAGCCTATTTTGCAATGGGTTATACGTCCTACATTTTAGGACAAGTGCTAACTGGTCAATATGGCAAGAAACTACAAGATATCCATATTTTTATTACACCATTTGTGGCAACATTCATTATGGTAATGTGGGACGTTCTAATGGATCCTTTGGCGACAACGATTAACCAATCTTGGGTTTGGAGAGATAGCGGTGCTTATTTTGGCGTACCCCTTTCTAATTTTGTAGGTTGGTTTTTTGTGGTTTATCTGTTTATGCAATTATTCTTACTCTATCTTGCAAAATACGATAAAATGCCCCCAAAAAACTATGACAATGCTTTTTGGCTAGAAGCAGTAGCGGTTTACGCTATTAAAGGTTTATCTTTTATTATTCCAGCCTTTGTGTTGAAGAGTAATGTTGAAATGAATGGTTCGATTGCTTTAATTTCTGTTTTTACTATGATGTTTGTTGCTTTGCTTTCAGTAATTAACATCTTTACTATGCAAGTTCGTACCTCATAA
- a CDS encoding NAD(P)H-dependent oxidoreductase: protein MSHISKQDVLDAFSFRSACRTYDPAKKISREDMEYILELGRLSPSSVGSEPWKFIVLQNATIREKIAPVSWGIKHPMNEMSHLVVILAKKNARYDSDFFRQGLSKRGLTPEQMDATIARYKSFQTDDIKVLESERTLFDWCSKQTYIALGNMMTGAAMIGIDSCPIEGFNYDAVNEILAKEGLFDANEYGVSCMVTFGYRAKPITKKYRKPAEDVISWVE from the coding sequence ATGTCACATATTAGCAAACAAGATGTTTTAGACGCATTCAGCTTCCGTTCAGCTTGCCGCACTTATGATCCGGCTAAGAAAATCAGCCGTGAGGACATGGAATATATTTTAGAACTTGGTAGATTATCGCCAAGTTCGGTCGGTTCCGAGCCTTGGAAATTTATTGTGCTACAAAATGCGACTATCCGTGAAAAAATTGCACCGGTTTCTTGGGGGATTAAACACCCGATGAACGAAATGAGCCATTTAGTTGTCATTCTTGCCAAGAAAAATGCACGTTATGATTCGGATTTCTTCCGTCAAGGCTTATCTAAACGTGGCTTAACACCGGAACAAATGGATGCCACTATTGCCCGTTATAAATCATTTCAAACCGATGATATTAAAGTATTAGAAAGTGAACGCACCTTATTCGATTGGTGTTCAAAACAGACGTATATTGCGCTTGGCAATATGATGACCGGTGCGGCAATGATTGGCATTGACTCTTGTCCGATTGAAGGCTTTAACTATGATGCGGTAAACGAAATCTTAGCGAAAGAAGGTTTATTTGACGCTAACGAATACGGTGTTTCTTGCATGGTGACCTTCGGTTATCGTGCGAAACCGATTACAAAAAAATACCGCAAACCAGCTGAAGATGTGATTAGTTGGGTGGAATAG